Proteins found in one Rhodobacteraceae bacterium D3-12 genomic segment:
- a CDS encoding ribbon-helix-helix domain-containing protein, which yields MSRPVKHSLSLRGHRTSVSLEAEFWQAFRDIAAERGQPINALAAEIDEARGLDSGLASAIRLFVLKHYRENL from the coding sequence ATGTCGCGCCCGGTCAAACACTCGCTGTCGCTACGTGGCCACCGGACCTCGGTGTCGCTTGAGGCCGAGTTCTGGCAAGCCTTCCGCGACATCGCGGCCGAGCGTGGACAGCCGATCAACGCGCTCGCCGCTGAAATCGACGAAGCCCGTGGCCTCGACAGCGGCTTGGCCTCGGCCATCCGCCTGTTTGTCCTGAAACACTACCGCGAAAACCTGTAA
- a CDS encoding cell division protein ZapA, with the protein MPEIEINIGGRSFDVACQEGEEHYLQTAARMLDTEATTLTQQTGRLPEARMLLMAGLMLADKTAGVEDKLSSMQIKVAELEREVEALRSAPKPEAERVEVPVVPESVTESLAELAARAESLAAEVEEKAG; encoded by the coding sequence ATGCCGGAGATCGAGATCAACATTGGCGGGCGCAGTTTTGATGTGGCCTGTCAGGAGGGCGAAGAGCATTACCTTCAGACCGCTGCACGGATGCTGGACACCGAAGCGACGACATTGACCCAGCAGACCGGGCGTTTGCCCGAGGCGCGGATGTTGCTGATGGCGGGCTTGATGCTGGCCGACAAGACCGCCGGGGTCGAGGACAAGCTGAGCTCGATGCAGATCAAGGTGGCGGAATTGGAACGCGAGGTTGAGGCGTTGCGCAGTGCGCCCAAGCCCGAGGCCGAGCGGGTGGAAGTGCCGGTGGTGCCCGAAAGCGTGACCGAGAGCCTTGCCGAATTGGCCGCACGGGCGGAATCGCTGGCGGCGGAAGTGGAAGAGAAGGCGGGCTAG
- the tkt gene encoding transketolase, which produces MDIAALRAANPDHWMRAAAIRTLTLDAVAAANSGHSGMPMGMADVATVLFANHLKFDAAAPDWADRDRFILSAGHGSMLLYSLLHLTGYPEMTLEQLKNFRQWGAITAGHPEYGHAPGIETTTGPLGQGIANSVGFAMAEEIQRARYGSKIVDHYTYVIAGDGCLMEGISQEAIGLAGRHELSKLVVFWDNNDITIDGKVSLSDRTDQVARFKASGWHVQEIDGHNPAEIDAAITEAKKAKQPSMIACKTHIALGHAAQDTSKGHGALTDPGQMQDAKQAYGWTTGPFEIPDEIKSWWESVGARGASAHAEWDTRFAALSERRQAEFLRAYAGDAPKSLAGRVRALKKQISDEAPKVATRKSSEMALEVINPIMTETVGGSADLTGSNNTKTGDLGMFDVDNRKGRYVFWGIREHGMAAAMNGMALHGGVRPYGGTFFCFTDYARPAMRLASLMKIPTVFVMTHDSIGVGEDGPTHQPVEHLAICRSTPNSYTFRPCDTVETAEAWEIALTSKETPSVLALTRQGLPTLRTEHKAKNLTAQGAYVLADSEGKRQAILMATGSEVSVAMEARDLLQAEGIGTRVVSMPCWELFEQQDEAYRRRVLPGGAAVRVAIEAGARQGWDRWLAGERGKSQKSAFVGMEGFGASAPAGTLFEKFGITAEAVAAKVKELL; this is translated from the coding sequence TTGGATATCGCAGCCCTTCGCGCCGCCAACCCCGATCACTGGATGCGCGCAGCCGCCATCCGCACGCTGACCCTCGATGCGGTCGCTGCCGCCAACTCCGGTCACTCCGGCATGCCGATGGGCATGGCCGATGTTGCCACCGTGCTGTTCGCCAACCACCTGAAGTTCGACGCCGCCGCGCCCGATTGGGCCGACCGTGACCGCTTCATCCTGTCGGCGGGCCATGGCTCGATGCTGCTCTATTCGCTGCTCCACCTCACCGGCTACCCGGAAATGACGCTCGAACAGCTCAAGAATTTCCGCCAGTGGGGCGCGATCACCGCCGGCCACCCCGAATATGGCCATGCGCCGGGCATCGAAACCACCACCGGCCCCTTGGGTCAGGGCATCGCCAATTCCGTCGGCTTCGCCATGGCCGAGGAAATCCAGCGCGCCCGCTACGGCTCCAAGATCGTTGATCACTATACCTATGTCATCGCCGGTGACGGCTGCCTGATGGAAGGGATCAGCCAAGAGGCCATCGGCCTCGCCGGTCGCCACGAACTGTCAAAACTGGTGGTGTTCTGGGACAACAACGACATCACCATCGACGGCAAGGTCTCGCTCTCGGATCGCACCGACCAAGTGGCGCGCTTCAAGGCCTCCGGCTGGCACGTTCAGGAAATCGACGGCCACAACCCCGCCGAAATCGACGCCGCCATCACCGAGGCCAAGAAAGCCAAACAGCCCTCGATGATCGCCTGCAAAACCCATATCGCTCTGGGCCACGCCGCTCAGGACACCTCCAAGGGCCACGGCGCGCTGACCGATCCGGGTCAGATGCAGGACGCCAAACAGGCCTACGGCTGGACAACCGGCCCCTTCGAAATCCCTGACGAGATCAAATCGTGGTGGGAAAGCGTCGGCGCGCGCGGGGCCTCCGCCCACGCCGAGTGGGACACCCGCTTTGCCGCCCTCTCCGAGCGTCGCCAAGCCGAGTTCCTGCGCGCCTATGCAGGCGACGCGCCCAAATCCCTCGCGGGCCGCGTGCGCGCCCTGAAAAAGCAGATCTCCGACGAAGCCCCCAAAGTGGCCACCCGGAAATCCAGCGAAATGGCGCTCGAAGTCATCAACCCGATCATGACCGAAACCGTCGGCGGCTCGGCCGATCTCACCGGCTCGAACAACACCAAAACCGGTGATCTGGGCATGTTCGATGTGGACAACCGCAAGGGCCGTTACGTCTTTTGGGGCATCCGCGAACACGGCATGGCTGCGGCGATGAACGGCATGGCGCTGCACGGCGGCGTGCGCCCCTATGGCGGCACGTTCTTCTGCTTCACCGACTACGCCCGCCCGGCGATGCGTCTGGCGTCCCTGATGAAAATCCCCACCGTGTTCGTCATGACCCATGACAGCATCGGTGTCGGTGAAGACGGCCCCACCCACCAGCCCGTCGAACACCTTGCCATCTGCCGCTCGACGCCGAACTCCTACACGTTCCGCCCCTGCGACACGGTGGAAACCGCCGAAGCTTGGGAAATCGCCCTGACCAGCAAGGAGACCCCCTCCGTGCTGGCCCTCACCCGCCAAGGGCTGCCCACGCTCCGAACCGAGCATAAGGCCAAGAACCTCACCGCTCAGGGCGCTTATGTTCTGGCCGATAGCGAGGGCAAGCGTCAGGCGATCCTCATGGCCACCGGCTCCGAGGTCTCCGTCGCCATGGAGGCCCGCGATCTGCTTCAGGCCGAAGGCATCGGCACCCGCGTCGTCTCCATGCCCTGCTGGGAGCTGTTTGAGCAGCAAGACGAAGCCTACCGCCGCCGCGTCCTGCCCGGCGGTGCCGCCGTGCGCGTCGCGATCGAGGCCGGCGCCCGCCAAGGCTGGGACCGCTGGCTCGCCGGTGAGCGCGGCAAATCGCAAAAATCCGCTTTCGTCGGGATGGAAGGCTTCGGCGCCTCCGCCCCTGCCGGAACCCTGTTCGAAAAATTCGGCATCACAGCCGAGGCGGTGGCGGCGAAAGTGAAAGAGCTGCTCTGA
- a CDS encoding DUF808 domain-containing protein yields the protein MSGLLALLDDVAAIAKVAAASVDDVIGQAAKAGAKAAGAVIDDAAVSPAYVQGFEASRELPIVGRIALGSIRNKLLILLPAGLLLSSFAPWLIPILLMLGGAYLCFEGAEKVWHKFFARDHAHEVEAVGDPAHLEEEKVAGAIKTDFVLSAEIMTITLAAIPTSTLWMEAATLAVVAIGITVAVYGSVALIVKMDDLGLLMSAKGRLRSTRALGRGIVAGMPGFLNLLMVVGTAAMLWVGGSIIVHGLHEMGVHAPYDVIHDLVDRAVSGISGGYVGALKWVMTAGLDAVFGVAVGLVLLPLGVKVIGPVWGAVFKGKA from the coding sequence ATGAGCGGGCTTTTGGCATTGTTGGACGACGTGGCGGCGATTGCCAAAGTGGCGGCGGCGAGCGTGGATGATGTGATCGGGCAGGCGGCCAAGGCCGGGGCCAAGGCGGCAGGGGCGGTGATTGACGACGCCGCCGTTTCACCGGCCTATGTTCAGGGGTTCGAGGCAAGCCGGGAGTTGCCCATTGTCGGGCGCATCGCGCTTGGCTCGATCCGCAACAAGTTATTGATATTGTTGCCTGCAGGCCTGTTGTTGTCGAGTTTTGCGCCGTGGCTTATCCCGATCCTGTTGATGCTGGGCGGGGCGTATTTGTGTTTTGAGGGGGCCGAGAAGGTCTGGCACAAATTCTTTGCACGCGACCACGCGCATGAGGTCGAGGCGGTCGGGGATCCGGCGCATTTGGAAGAAGAAAAAGTGGCCGGGGCGATCAAGACGGATTTCGTGCTCTCGGCTGAGATCATGACGATCACGCTGGCGGCAATCCCGACGAGCACCCTGTGGATGGAGGCGGCGACGCTGGCCGTGGTGGCGATCGGGATCACGGTGGCGGTGTATGGCAGCGTGGCGCTGATCGTGAAGATGGACGATCTGGGCTTGTTGATGAGCGCGAAGGGGCGGTTACGCTCGACGCGGGCATTGGGGCGCGGGATTGTGGCCGGGATGCCGGGGTTCTTGAACCTGTTGATGGTGGTGGGCACGGCGGCGATGCTTTGGGTTGGGGGCTCGATCATTGTGCATGGTCTGCACGAGATGGGGGTGCATGCGCCCTATGATGTTATTCATGACCTTGTGGACCGCGCGGTGAGCGGGATCAGCGGGGGCTATGTCGGCGCGTTGAAATGGGTGATGACCGCCGGGCTGGACGCGGTGTTTGGCGTGGCTGTCGGCTTGGTGTTGCTGCCGCTTGGCGTGAAGGTGATCGGGCCGGTTTGGGGCGCGGTGTTCAAAGGGAAAGCGTGA
- a CDS encoding trimethylamine methyltransferase family protein — protein MTAKTPKRNPKRRGRGVLREGPRVADAFHLNDRSAGRAQGRFLSQGDLEQFRAQAMALLQDYGVVVIHPAARAALLTAGAVEGGGADRLRLPVELVEEALRETPKAVRLCGKQKTRDIALPRGDGQFIMRTGTGAHGYVDPRDARYRNTDFQAVREMGAVAEGLDQVGFVAHPFVHGVPEMTADIHAFGEMIQRTTKHCWLQPYGKENVEFDMKIAAIAAGGEAAFRARPIASCITCSFTPLEFKFMDTECIIQAGRLGMPLHACSLPSAGGSAPLTPAGMVLMAAAEIVAMVTLAHVLAPGTPVVATPLMFTLDMATGSALQSCPESVQMAGMAIQLMKEGFGLLAHTYGAGSDTPDVDVQSSAERAMLGQAVATAGADILGGVGQLECATVFSPVQAVLDNEVGAMIRKTLTPPEVSAQAMNWDEVMGIRVGGHFLDSKQTLALCREQHVPGVFLRQGRDDYEKTDRRTAFEAAQERALALIGAAPEEGYLSEDQRREIAEVVKAGERFVLEATSGAMEMI, from the coding sequence ATGACCGCAAAAACACCAAAACGAAATCCGAAGCGGCGCGGGCGCGGGGTTCTGCGTGAAGGGCCACGCGTGGCCGATGCGTTTCATTTGAATGACCGTAGCGCCGGACGGGCGCAGGGGCGATTTTTGTCGCAAGGGGATCTGGAGCAATTCCGGGCGCAGGCCATGGCGTTGTTGCAGGATTATGGCGTGGTGGTTATTCACCCCGCCGCGCGGGCGGCGTTGTTGACGGCGGGCGCGGTTGAGGGGGGCGGGGCGGATCGGCTGCGTCTTCCTGTGGAATTGGTGGAAGAGGCCCTGCGCGAGACGCCGAAAGCGGTGCGGCTTTGCGGTAAGCAAAAGACGCGTGATATTGCGCTGCCGCGCGGCGACGGGCAGTTTATCATGCGCACCGGGACGGGCGCTCATGGCTATGTTGATCCGCGTGATGCGCGCTATCGCAACACCGATTTTCAGGCGGTACGCGAGATGGGCGCCGTGGCCGAGGGGCTGGATCAGGTGGGGTTTGTGGCGCATCCGTTCGTGCATGGTGTGCCGGAGATGACGGCGGATATTCATGCCTTTGGCGAGATGATCCAGCGGACCACGAAACATTGCTGGTTGCAGCCCTATGGCAAGGAAAACGTCGAGTTCGATATGAAGATCGCGGCGATTGCCGCCGGTGGAGAGGCGGCGTTTCGCGCGCGTCCGATTGCGAGTTGCATCACCTGTTCCTTCACGCCGCTTGAGTTTAAGTTCATGGACACGGAGTGCATCATTCAAGCCGGGCGGTTGGGCATGCCGCTGCATGCCTGTTCGCTGCCCTCGGCCGGGGGATCGGCGCCGCTGACGCCTGCGGGGATGGTTTTGATGGCCGCTGCAGAGATCGTGGCGATGGTGACGTTGGCGCATGTGTTGGCGCCGGGCACGCCGGTGGTTGCGACGCCGTTGATGTTCACGCTGGACATGGCGACGGGGTCGGCGTTGCAGAGTTGTCCCGAGAGCGTGCAGATGGCGGGGATGGCGATCCAGTTGATGAAAGAGGGATTTGGATTGCTGGCGCATACCTATGGCGCGGGGTCGGACACGCCGGATGTGGATGTGCAGTCGAGCGCCGAGCGCGCCATGCTGGGGCAGGCGGTGGCGACGGCGGGGGCCGACATACTGGGCGGTGTCGGGCAGTTGGAATGCGCCACCGTGTTCAGCCCGGTGCAGGCGGTTTTGGACAATGAGGTGGGGGCGATGATCCGCAAGACGCTGACCCCGCCGGAAGTGTCGGCGCAGGCGATGAACTGGGACGAGGTGATGGGCATCCGCGTTGGCGGGCATTTTCTTGATAGCAAGCAGACGCTGGCGCTGTGTCGGGAGCAGCATGTGCCGGGGGTGTTCCTGCGTCAGGGGCGCGATGATTACGAGAAGACCGACCGGCGCACGGCGTTTGAGGCCGCACAGGAGCGGGCGTTGGCGTTGATTGGTGCCGCCCCGGAGGAGGGGTATCTGAGCGAAGATCAGCGGCGCGAGATTGCCGAGGTGGTCAAGGCCGGAGAGCGGTTTGTTCTGGAGGCGACGAGCGGCGCGATGGAGATGATTTGA
- a CDS encoding curli assembly protein CsgF, with product MKNFVRLSLSIVALSFPQLVASAELVYRPVNPSFGGDALNSGHLYQGADIANTFSDDSLDFLLEEQTAADLFADALRSSVIAGSASQIANAIFQTGSPTSGTFTLDGATVTYETVGANVVVRVNDGIKTEVLTIPKPTTSP from the coding sequence GTGAAGAATTTTGTAAGGCTAAGCCTATCTATTGTCGCGTTGAGTTTTCCACAACTCGTCGCCAGTGCCGAATTGGTATACAGGCCGGTAAACCCATCGTTTGGTGGAGATGCGTTGAATTCCGGGCATCTTTATCAAGGTGCGGATATCGCGAACACTTTTAGTGATGACAGTCTCGATTTTCTGCTTGAAGAGCAAACGGCGGCGGATCTTTTTGCCGATGCATTGCGAAGCAGTGTGATTGCGGGGTCCGCATCGCAAATTGCGAATGCAATCTTTCAAACCGGCTCCCCAACAAGTGGTACGTTCACTTTGGATGGTGCCACGGTAACTTACGAAACCGTAGGAGCAAATGTCGTAGTGAGGGTCAACGACGGTATCAAAACCGAAGTTTTGACAATCCCTAAGCCTACAACAAGCCCGTAA
- the csgH gene encoding curli-like amyloid fiber formation chaperone CsgH: MHIGDANFPKFEFVRARKFFAVFSGLVALFVLFVCLAAPIRSQSLVRLQCSAKIDTYGQTIVLYGLIMSDVAVSVDYEIEVVSMSSGNLGSASQGGTLALEAGRPLRTSSSQITIAGGGGYYEIEITATDRLTGSKCTDKNTFVL; encoded by the coding sequence GTGCATATCGGCGACGCCAATTTTCCAAAGTTTGAGTTCGTTCGTGCCAGGAAATTTTTCGCAGTATTTTCCGGTTTGGTTGCGCTTTTTGTTTTGTTTGTTTGTCTTGCGGCGCCAATACGAAGTCAGTCGCTTGTCCGGCTTCAATGTTCTGCCAAAATAGATACCTATGGTCAGACTATCGTTCTTTATGGTTTGATTATGTCGGATGTCGCTGTCAGCGTTGATTATGAAATCGAAGTCGTTTCGATGTCTTCGGGGAATTTGGGGTCAGCCAGTCAGGGCGGCACGCTTGCTCTGGAAGCGGGGAGGCCTCTTAGAACCAGTTCCTCGCAAATTACGATTGCCGGTGGCGGTGGCTATTACGAAATCGAAATTACCGCAACTGACAGATTGACGGGCTCGAAGTGTACGGACAAAAATACGTTCGTGCTTTGA
- the gap gene encoding type I glyceraldehyde-3-phosphate dehydrogenase: MTIKVGINGFGRIGRCTLSHIASSRDDIEVVKLNATGPLETAAHLIKYDSVHGRYPGEVTLGDGTMDLGRGPIEMFSTYDLNELDWSGCDVVLECTGKFNDGTKADVHIKNGAKKVLLSAPGKNVDKTIVYGVNHDSLTASDVMISNGSCTTNCLAPVAKVLNDTFGIDSGIMTTIHAYTGDQPTLDRRHKDLYRARAAAMSMIPTSTGAAKALGEVLPALAGKLDGSAIRVPTPNVSAVDLTFTAARDVTVDEVNAAMQSAATGAMKGVLGYEEAPLVSVDFNHSPESSIFAPAQTKVIGNRLVRVLAWYDNEWGFSCRMADVAVAMGRL, encoded by the coding sequence ATGACCATCAAAGTCGGCATCAACGGATTTGGCCGCATCGGCCGCTGCACTCTTTCGCATATCGCCAGCAGCCGCGATGACATCGAAGTGGTCAAACTCAACGCCACCGGCCCGCTGGAAACCGCCGCCCACCTTATCAAATACGATAGCGTGCATGGCCGCTATCCGGGCGAAGTCACCCTCGGCGATGGCACCATGGATCTCGGACGCGGCCCGATCGAGATGTTCTCGACCTATGATCTGAACGAACTCGACTGGTCCGGCTGTGACGTGGTCCTAGAATGCACCGGCAAATTCAATGACGGCACCAAAGCCGACGTGCATATCAAGAACGGCGCGAAAAAGGTGCTGCTCTCCGCCCCCGGTAAAAACGTCGATAAAACCATCGTCTACGGCGTGAACCATGACTCGCTTACCGCGTCGGACGTGATGATCTCGAACGGCTCCTGCACCACCAACTGCCTCGCGCCGGTGGCAAAAGTGCTCAATGACACCTTCGGCATCGACTCAGGCATCATGACCACGATCCACGCCTATACCGGTGATCAGCCGACGCTCGATCGCCGCCACAAGGATCTCTACCGCGCCCGCGCTGCGGCCATGTCGATGATCCCCACCTCCACCGGTGCGGCCAAGGCCCTGGGCGAGGTGCTGCCCGCCCTCGCAGGCAAGCTCGACGGCTCGGCGATCCGCGTGCCCACGCCCAATGTCTCCGCCGTCGATCTCACCTTCACCGCCGCGCGTGACGTGACGGTCGATGAGGTCAACGCCGCCATGCAATCCGCCGCGACCGGCGCGATGAAAGGCGTCTTGGGCTATGAAGAAGCACCGCTCGTCTCGGTCGATTTCAACCACTCGCCCGAAAGCTCGATCTTTGCACCCGCGCAAACCAAAGTGATCGGCAACCGGCTGGTGCGCGTGCTGGCGTGGTATGACAACGAATGGGGCTTTTCGTGCCGCATGGCCGATGTCGCCGTCGCCATGGGCCGCCTTTAA
- a CDS encoding ester cyclase encodes MTRAVARVQARLARRVAQERQERMSHEAKTEAEDAMTPTELMETYLHEVGGAGRLDLIETLAQDDMIDEANRAFGGPEGRAGLLAHVKGFRRAIGDVRYEIGTIAAGTCAAGQHAGAEEVMAAWRFSGRHEGDWLGRKASGGPVSGDVISIFTLRGGLIAHYRLWLCAAFGEGAARDTVVFDSGEALRAVGKL; translated from the coding sequence ATGACACGAGCGGTTGCGCGGGTTCAAGCCCGCTTGGCCCGCAGGGTCGCGCAGGAACGGCAGGAGCGCATGAGCCATGAGGCGAAAACAGAAGCGGAGGACGCAATGACGCCAACAGAGTTGATGGAAACCTATCTGCACGAGGTGGGCGGCGCGGGGCGGCTGGACCTGATCGAAACACTGGCGCAGGACGATATGATCGACGAGGCGAACCGCGCCTTTGGCGGGCCGGAGGGGCGGGCCGGCTTGCTGGCCCATGTGAAGGGGTTTCGCCGCGCCATTGGCGATGTGCGCTATGAGATCGGAACGATTGCGGCGGGAACATGCGCCGCCGGGCAGCATGCCGGGGCAGAGGAGGTGATGGCGGCGTGGCGGTTTTCGGGGCGTCATGAGGGCGACTGGCTGGGCCGCAAGGCGAGCGGCGGGCCGGTGTCGGGCGACGTGATCAGCATCTTCACGCTGCGCGGTGGTTTGATCGCGCATTACCGGCTGTGGCTTTGTGCGGCGTTCGGTGAGGGGGCGGCGCGGGACACCGTGGTGTTCGATTCGGGCGAAGCGTTGCGGGCGGTGGGAAAGCTCTAG
- the coaD gene encoding pantetheine-phosphate adenylyltransferase, with the protein MRVGLYPGTFDPITLGHTDIIRRSATLVDRLVIGVAINRDKGPLFDLEERVAMIEEEVIGLSKETGTEIVAHPFENLLIDCAKDVGAQIIIRGLRAVADFEYEFQMVGMNRALDHTIETVFLMADARRQAIASKLVKEIARLGGDVSKFVPPAVNEKLLSKLGR; encoded by the coding sequence ATGCGCGTTGGTCTTTATCCGGGAACGTTTGATCCGATCACCTTGGGCCATACGGATATTATCCGGCGCTCGGCAACTTTGGTGGACCGGCTGGTCATCGGGGTTGCGATCAACCGCGACAAGGGGCCTCTTTTCGATCTGGAAGAGCGGGTTGCGATGATCGAGGAAGAGGTTATCGGCCTGTCCAAAGAGACCGGCACCGAGATCGTGGCGCATCCGTTCGAGAACCTGTTGATTGATTGTGCCAAGGATGTTGGCGCCCAGATCATCATTCGCGGCCTGCGGGCTGTGGCGGATTTTGAATATGAATTCCAGATGGTTGGCATGAACCGGGCGTTGGATCACACCATCGAGACGGTGTTTTTGATGGCCGATGCGCGCAGGCAGGCGATTGCCAGCAAGCTGGTGAAAGAGATCGCGCGGCTGGGCGGCGATGTCAGCAAGTTTGTCCCCCCCGCCGTGAACGAGAAGTTGCTGAGCAAGCTGGGACGCTAA
- a CDS encoding CBS domain-containing protein: MLVHQILKSKGNHGVITVTPGTSVADAAQILAERRIGGLIVSDDGKAVSGIISERDIVRSLALRGAVCLQETVDQMMTRNPVCCGKGDSADQVLEKMTNGRFRHMPVVEAGELIGIVTIGDVVKARMDELAMEKNALEGMIMGH, from the coding sequence ATGCTCGTTCACCAGATTCTAAAGTCCAAGGGGAATCACGGCGTGATTACCGTGACTCCGGGAACAAGTGTCGCGGATGCGGCGCAGATTCTGGCGGAGCGGCGGATTGGTGGCTTGATCGTCTCGGATGATGGCAAGGCCGTGTCGGGGATTATTTCGGAGCGCGACATCGTGCGCTCGCTCGCGCTGCGCGGGGCGGTGTGTTTGCAAGAAACAGTGGATCAGATGATGACCCGCAACCCGGTGTGCTGTGGCAAGGGTGACAGCGCCGATCAGGTGCTGGAAAAGATGACCAACGGGCGGTTCCGCCACATGCCGGTTGTCGAAGCAGGAGAGCTGATCGGGATTGTGACCATCGGCGATGTGGTGAAAGCGCGGATGGACGAGCTTGCCATGGAGAAGAATGCCTTGGAAGGTATGATCATGGGGCATTGA
- a CDS encoding LysR family transcriptional regulator, translating to MEPQWDDLKCFLAVARAESLSGAGAALRLDPATVGRRIARLERDLGALLFTRSPQGYVLTAEGQELHAHVAQAEVAMTEGAEALKGARVGARLSGQIRLGAPDGAANYLLPQVCAAIVEANPDLDVQIVALPRVFNLSRREADMAVGVSPPTAGRLVVSKLTDYRLHLAASKQYLRAHGPVNSLADLEGHRMIGYIPDMIFDAELDYLGELGVRRVALASNSVSVQFNWVRQGGGLGVVHDFALPSDSGVQKVLEAEVSLSRAFYLIRHADDARVERLSRFAALLSEGVRREVARLERLT from the coding sequence ATGGAACCACAGTGGGATGATTTGAAATGCTTTCTGGCTGTGGCGCGGGCCGAGAGCCTGTCGGGGGCGGGCGCGGCGTTGCGGCTGGATCCGGCAACGGTGGGGCGACGGATTGCGCGGTTGGAGCGCGACTTGGGCGCGCTGTTGTTCACCCGCTCGCCGCAGGGCTATGTGCTTACGGCTGAGGGGCAGGAGCTGCATGCGCATGTGGCGCAGGCCGAGGTGGCCATGACCGAGGGGGCCGAGGCGCTAAAGGGCGCGCGGGTGGGCGCACGCTTGTCGGGGCAAATCCGGCTGGGCGCGCCGGACGGGGCGGCGAATTACCTGTTGCCGCAGGTCTGTGCCGCAATCGTCGAGGCGAACCCGGATCTGGATGTGCAGATCGTGGCGCTGCCGCGGGTGTTCAACCTGTCACGGCGCGAGGCGGATATGGCTGTAGGCGTCAGCCCGCCCACCGCCGGGCGGCTGGTGGTGTCCAAGCTGACCGATTATCGGCTGCACCTTGCTGCGTCGAAGCAATATTTGCGCGCCCATGGGCCGGTGAACAGTCTGGCGGACCTCGAGGGGCACCGGATGATCGGCTATATCCCGGACATGATTTTCGATGCCGAGCTGGATTATCTGGGCGAATTGGGGGTGCGGCGCGTGGCGCTGGCGTCAAATTCGGTGTCGGTGCAGTTCAATTGGGTCCGGCAGGGCGGCGGCTTGGGGGTGGTGCATGATTTCGCGCTGCCCAGCGACAGCGGCGTGCAGAAGGTTCTGGAGGCGGAGGTGAGCCTGAGCCGGGCGTTTTATTTGATCCGGCATGCGGATGATGCGCGGGTCGAGCGGCTGAGCCGGTTTGCCGCGTTGTTGAGTGAAGGGGTGCGGCGTGAAGTGGCGCGTCTGGAACGGCTGACTTGA